A single region of the Drosophila miranda strain MSH22 chromosome 2, D.miranda_PacBio2.1, whole genome shotgun sequence genome encodes:
- the LOC108154482 gene encoding uncharacterized protein LOC108154482 yields MFLISRKGGTLLAINNFLYRSNLKFFGKNNNILYWECVQNRSVKCRSRLKTVGDDLFVTNDIHNHMGENMRIEAAMVSGMLIHKKLSSLTYADRTQGSWKIEDEAPPDQ; encoded by the exons ATGTTTCTGATCAGCCGCAAGGGCGGCACTCTGCTGGCCATCAACAACTTCCTCTATCGCTCCAATCTCAAGTTCTTTGGCAAGAACAACAACATTCTCTACTGGGAGTGCGTACAAAATCGTTCAGTTAAATGCCGCAGCCGCTTGAAGACCGTGGGCGATGATCTCTTTGTAACGAACG ATATCCACAATCATATGGGCGAAAATATGCGCATTGAGGCTGCCATGGTTTCTGGAATGCTGATCCACAAAAAACTTAGTTCCCTCACCTACGCTGACCGAACGCAGGGCTCGTGGAAGATTGAAGACGAAGCCCCACCCGACCAGTAa
- the LOC108154483 gene encoding uncharacterized protein LOC108154483, giving the protein MKMSPVSIRFIEGQRKSVQLVCGNYAYAKNNKHGGTTYWNCRSRRHGQESCKARLSTRHHSNGRFIVHLTQPKHNHPPSKRINRILSQSL; this is encoded by the coding sequence ATGAAAATGAGTCCGGTGTCCATTAGGTTCATCGAAGGACAACGAAAGTCGGTGCAGCTGGTGTGTGGAAACTATGCTTATGCCAAGAACAACAAACACGGCGGCACCACCTACTGGAACTGTCGCAGCCGACGCCACGGGCAGGAGTCGTGCAAGGCTCGCCTCTCTACCAGACACCACTCGAACGGCCGGTTCATAGTACATCTCACCCAACCGAAGCACAATCATCCGCCCAGCAAGCGCATTAATCGAATACTCAGCCAGAGTCTCTAA
- the LOC108154478 gene encoding modifier of mdg4-like isoform X8 — protein sequence MADDEQFSLCWNNFNTNLSAGFHESLIRGDLVDVSLVAEGQIVKAHRLVLSVCSPLFRKMFTNMPLNTHAFVYLNNVSHSALKDLIQFMYCGEVNVKQDALPAFISTAESLQIKGLTDNDPAPPPPQEPSPPPAPAPAPIVQQQPPQPVPAQRVQRQQPRASARYKIETVDDGLGDDNKGTTQIVIQTSAPQAIVQQQAQQHIQTQQMQTGTTTTATLVSTNKRAAQRSVLTGVVKRSKATATTASANFIERLDSGAETATTSTAQLVPQQITVQTVSAAESKPHPQQLRQQAQQQQQQQQEEAEYIDLPMELPTKAEPEYSEDHGDAAGDGDATYVEDDTYGDLRYDDSYFTENEDTGPQATANTSGSSATATTSKAVVKTQTYSDSSFVDTSADPGNTEAQDDVASVSVPKSLPKKVTKEAKPLPEDVNTSAVEKSTKRPGDAIPLYDGCPVLVSKAALAKAYIPMPAIYASRVTDMVIGKEMLMKIAQGKDLPDEDLLHAITNHVCQVFAIRGEELTPSIVQKYIEHKLSTLKAIVFNAKD from the exons ATGGCGGACGACGAGCAATTCAGTTTGTGTTGGAACAACTTCAACACGAATCTGTCTGCGGGGTTTCACGAGTCTCTAATCCGTGGCGATCTCGTGGACGTCTCATTGGTGGCCGAGGGGCAAATTGTTAAGGCCCACCGCCTGGTCTTGTCGGTGTGCTCGCCCCTGTTCCGCAAGATGTTCACTAATATGCCGCTAAACACCCATGCCTTCG TGTATTTGAACAACGTTAGCCATTCGGCTTTGAAGGACCTTATCCAGTTTATGTACTGCGGTGAGGTGAACGTGAAACAGGATGCCCTGCCAGCGTTCATTAGCACAGCAGAGTCGCTGCAAATCAAGGGGCTGACCGAT AATGATCCCGCTCCGCCACCACCGCAGGAGCCGAGCCccccaccagcaccagcaccagcacctaTTGTACAACAGCAACCGCCACAACCCGTACCGGCCCAGCGCGTTCAGCGCCAACAGCCGCGTGCCTCTGCCCGCTACAAGATCGAGACCGTCGATGACGGCCTGGGCGATGACAACAAGGGAACGACCCAAATTGTCATCCAAACATCCGCACCGCAAGCCATTGTACAACAACAAGCACAGCAGCATATCCAGACGCAGCAGATGCAGACCGGAACGACAACGACCGCGACGCTGGTGTCGACAAACAAGCGTGCTGCCCAGCGCAGTGTCCTGACTGGGGTCGTGAAGCGCTCCAAGGCGACAGCCACCACCGCCTCCGCCAACTTCATTGAACGCCTGGACTCTGGAGCAGAGACGGCGACCACGTCTACAGCGCAACTGGTGCCACAGCAAATCACCGTGCAGACCGTGTCCGCTGCCGAAAGCAAGCCCCACCCGCAGCAGCTCCGCCAGCaagcccaacaacaacaacagcagcagcaagaagAAGCTGAATACATTGATCTCCCAATGGAATTGCCCACAAAGGCTGAACCTGAATATTCCGAGGACCATGGCGATGCTGCAGGTGATGGCGATGCGACATATGTAGAGGACGACACATACGGTGACTTGCGCTACGATGACAGCTATTTTACGGAAAATGAAGATACCGGCCCGCAAGCAACAGCCAATACTAGCGGCAGCAGTGCTACGGCGACAACATCAAAGGCCGTGGTCAAGACGCAGACATACAGCGACTCATCGTTTGTCGACACCAGCGCGGATCCAGGCAACACTGAGGCTCAAG ATGATGTGGCGTCGGTGTCCGTGCCGAAAAGTTTGCCCAAAAAGGTGACGAAGGAAGCTAAGCCGTTGCCGGAAGACGTAAATACATCAGCAGTCGAGAAGTCTACCAAGAGGCCCGGCGACGCAATTCCCCTGTATGATGGTTGTCCTGTCTTAGTGTCGAAGGCGGCTCTGGCCAAGGCGTACATACCCATGCCTGCGATTTATGCCTCGCGTGTCACGGATATGGTGATTGGTAAAGAGATGTTGATGAAGATTGCCCAGGGCAAGGATTTGCCAGACGAGGACTTGCTGCATGCTATCACAA ACCATGTGTGCCAGGTATTTGCCATACGCGGCGAAGAGCTGACACCATCCATCGTCCAGAAATATATAGAGCACAAGCTGTCGACCCTGAAGGCGATCGTATTCAATGCTAAGGATTAG
- the LOC108154478 gene encoding modifier of mdg4-like isoform X5: MADDEQFSLCWNNFNTNLSAGFHESLIRGDLVDVSLVAEGQIVKAHRLVLSVCSPLFRKMFTNMPLNTHAFVYLNNVSHSALKDLIQFMYCGEVNVKQDALPAFISTAESLQIKGLTDNDPAPPPPQEPSPPPAPAPAPIVQQQPPQPVPAQRVQRQQPRASARYKIETVDDGLGDDNKGTTQIVIQTSAPQAIVQQQAQQHIQTQQMQTGTTTTATLVSTNKRAAQRSVLTGVVKRSKATATTASANFIERLDSGAETATTSTAQLVPQQITVQTVSAAESKPHPQQLRQQAQQQQQQQQEEAEYIDLPMELPTKAEPEYSEDHGDAAGDGDATYVEDDTYGDLRYDDSYFTENEDTGPQATANTSGSSATATTSKAVVKTQTYSDSSFVDTSADPGNTEAQDIEIKLEPPTITTPTPTTNMSTVGSVAELALTLLGDDESFRRPFSLPKILDGKFYRNIQPSQKTAGAIQATCTACYGLISGTTKSTGNFLSHIKRRHKDLLPLCQQYCQAKVNVSVSGSKCAPVNPTSPPLELEQQQQQQPVVPQVPTIFPAAPTHLSMSVPIPTMPMPMSLTMQPPQMIALMQQHQNHGAVYINKDY; encoded by the exons ATGGCGGACGACGAGCAATTCAGTTTGTGTTGGAACAACTTCAACACGAATCTGTCTGCGGGGTTTCACGAGTCTCTAATCCGTGGCGATCTCGTGGACGTCTCATTGGTGGCCGAGGGGCAAATTGTTAAGGCCCACCGCCTGGTCTTGTCGGTGTGCTCGCCCCTGTTCCGCAAGATGTTCACTAATATGCCGCTAAACACCCATGCCTTCG TGTATTTGAACAACGTTAGCCATTCGGCTTTGAAGGACCTTATCCAGTTTATGTACTGCGGTGAGGTGAACGTGAAACAGGATGCCCTGCCAGCGTTCATTAGCACAGCAGAGTCGCTGCAAATCAAGGGGCTGACCGAT AATGATCCCGCTCCGCCACCACCGCAGGAGCCGAGCCccccaccagcaccagcaccagcacctaTTGTACAACAGCAACCGCCACAACCCGTACCGGCCCAGCGCGTTCAGCGCCAACAGCCGCGTGCCTCTGCCCGCTACAAGATCGAGACCGTCGATGACGGCCTGGGCGATGACAACAAGGGAACGACCCAAATTGTCATCCAAACATCCGCACCGCAAGCCATTGTACAACAACAAGCACAGCAGCATATCCAGACGCAGCAGATGCAGACCGGAACGACAACGACCGCGACGCTGGTGTCGACAAACAAGCGTGCTGCCCAGCGCAGTGTCCTGACTGGGGTCGTGAAGCGCTCCAAGGCGACAGCCACCACCGCCTCCGCCAACTTCATTGAACGCCTGGACTCTGGAGCAGAGACGGCGACCACGTCTACAGCGCAACTGGTGCCACAGCAAATCACCGTGCAGACCGTGTCCGCTGCCGAAAGCAAGCCCCACCCGCAGCAGCTCCGCCAGCaagcccaacaacaacaacagcagcagcaagaagAAGCTGAATACATTGATCTCCCAATGGAATTGCCCACAAAGGCTGAACCTGAATATTCCGAGGACCATGGCGATGCTGCAGGTGATGGCGATGCGACATATGTAGAGGACGACACATACGGTGACTTGCGCTACGATGACAGCTATTTTACGGAAAATGAAGATACCGGCCCGCAAGCAACAGCCAATACTAGCGGCAGCAGTGCTACGGCGACAACATCAAAGGCCGTGGTCAAGACGCAGACATACAGCGACTCATCGTTTGTCGACACCAGCGCGGATCCAGGCAACACTGAGGCTCAAG ATATTGAGATTAAGCTGGAGCCGCCAACCATAACAACACCGACGCCCACAACGAACATGTCCACAGTAGGTTCCGTTGCCGAATTGGCCCTCACCTTACTGGGCGACGACGAGTCATTCCGCAGGCCATTCAGCCTTCCTAAGATCCTGGACGGTAAGTTCTATAGGAACATACAGCCGAGCCAGAAAACGGCAGGCGCCATCCAGGCCACCTGCACCGCCTGCTACGGCCTCATCTCCGGCACCACCAAGTCTACGGGCAACTTTCTCAGCCACATTAAGCGGCGGCACAAGGATCTCCTGCCGCTCTGTCAGCAGTATTGTCAGGCCAAGGTCAATGTCAGCGTCAGTGGCAGCAAATGCGCGCCAGTGAACCCGACCTCTCCACCGTTGGAGctggagcaacagcagcagcagcagcccgtGGTGCCCCAGGTGCCCACAATCTTTCCAGCCGCGCCAACACATCTGTCCATGTCTGTGCCTATTCCGACGATGCCCATGCCAATGTCGCTAACCATGCAGCCGCCGCAAATGATTGCCCTGATGCAGCAGCACCAAAACCACGGCGCTGTCTATATCAACAAGGACTACTAG
- the LOC108154478 gene encoding modifier of mdg4-like isoform X6 produces MADDEQFSLCWNNFNTNLSAGFHESLIRGDLVDVSLVAEGQIVKAHRLVLSVCSPLFRKMFTNMPLNTHAFVYLNNVSHSALKDLIQFMYCGEVNVKQDALPAFISTAESLQIKGLTDNDPAPPPPQEPSPPPAPAPAPIVQQQPPQPVPAQRVQRQQPRASARYKIETVDDGLGDDNKGTTQIVIQTSAPQAIVQQQAQQHIQTQQMQTGTTTTATLVSTNKRAAQRSVLTGVVKRSKATATTASANFIERLDSGAETATTSTAQLVPQQITVQTVSAAESKPHPQQLRQQAQQQQQQQQEEAEYIDLPMELPTKAEPEYSEDHGDAAGDGDATYVEDDTYGDLRYDDSYFTENEDTGPQATANTSGSSATATTSKAVVKTQTYSDSSFVDTSADPGNTEAQDIEIKLEPPTITTPTPTTNMSTVGSVAELALTLLGDDESFRRPFSLPKILDVSTTRRYSRKPKDFDGSAEFTLSPSKRPKLIIANERFIIHRIRDVNNMIGSWRCRYHHKGCRARASTFMVGNEIKYRICCSSHNHKNVRIKHGNMGLKDI; encoded by the exons ATGGCGGACGACGAGCAATTCAGTTTGTGTTGGAACAACTTCAACACGAATCTGTCTGCGGGGTTTCACGAGTCTCTAATCCGTGGCGATCTCGTGGACGTCTCATTGGTGGCCGAGGGGCAAATTGTTAAGGCCCACCGCCTGGTCTTGTCGGTGTGCTCGCCCCTGTTCCGCAAGATGTTCACTAATATGCCGCTAAACACCCATGCCTTCG TGTATTTGAACAACGTTAGCCATTCGGCTTTGAAGGACCTTATCCAGTTTATGTACTGCGGTGAGGTGAACGTGAAACAGGATGCCCTGCCAGCGTTCATTAGCACAGCAGAGTCGCTGCAAATCAAGGGGCTGACCGAT AATGATCCCGCTCCGCCACCACCGCAGGAGCCGAGCCccccaccagcaccagcaccagcacctaTTGTACAACAGCAACCGCCACAACCCGTACCGGCCCAGCGCGTTCAGCGCCAACAGCCGCGTGCCTCTGCCCGCTACAAGATCGAGACCGTCGATGACGGCCTGGGCGATGACAACAAGGGAACGACCCAAATTGTCATCCAAACATCCGCACCGCAAGCCATTGTACAACAACAAGCACAGCAGCATATCCAGACGCAGCAGATGCAGACCGGAACGACAACGACCGCGACGCTGGTGTCGACAAACAAGCGTGCTGCCCAGCGCAGTGTCCTGACTGGGGTCGTGAAGCGCTCCAAGGCGACAGCCACCACCGCCTCCGCCAACTTCATTGAACGCCTGGACTCTGGAGCAGAGACGGCGACCACGTCTACAGCGCAACTGGTGCCACAGCAAATCACCGTGCAGACCGTGTCCGCTGCCGAAAGCAAGCCCCACCCGCAGCAGCTCCGCCAGCaagcccaacaacaacaacagcagcagcaagaagAAGCTGAATACATTGATCTCCCAATGGAATTGCCCACAAAGGCTGAACCTGAATATTCCGAGGACCATGGCGATGCTGCAGGTGATGGCGATGCGACATATGTAGAGGACGACACATACGGTGACTTGCGCTACGATGACAGCTATTTTACGGAAAATGAAGATACCGGCCCGCAAGCAACAGCCAATACTAGCGGCAGCAGTGCTACGGCGACAACATCAAAGGCCGTGGTCAAGACGCAGACATACAGCGACTCATCGTTTGTCGACACCAGCGCGGATCCAGGCAACACTGAGGCTCAAG ATATTGAGATTAAGCTGGAGCCGCCAACCATAACAACACCGACGCCCACAACGAACATGTCCACAGTAGGTTCCGTTGCCGAATTGGCCCTCACCTTACTGGGCGACGACGAGTCATTCCGCAGGCCATTCAGCCTTCCTAAGATCCTGGACG TTTCGACCACACGCCGGTACAGCAGGAAGCCCAAGGACTTCGATGGCTCCGCCGAATTCACATTATCTCCCAGTAAGCGGCCAAAGTTAATTATAGCCAACGAAAGGTTCATCATACACCGCATACGCGACGTTAACAATATGATCGGATCGTGGCGCTGCCGCTACCACCACAAGGGATGCCGGGCTCGAGCATCCACCTTTATGGTGGGAAACGAGATCAAATATCGTATCTGCTGTTCCTCGCATAACCACAAGAATGTCCGAATCAAACACGGCAATATGGGGCTTAAagatatttaa
- the LOC108154481 gene encoding uncharacterized protein LOC108154481 isoform X1, with translation MVLQPWHKCEKNCNYTIWRWRLPAGDQSARWPEPHIQWSHVLSGAKVPCQHQLEGHGQVLAEYVRSRRGTGLVYYEGNTYTPNEKLREGQKSRDWKCSMYHKAKCRARLVTRHTRIGDLIHVTSRLHTHPRMYDHLHKSEDKDSRNLFPKLSPHKKESK, from the exons ATGGTTTTGCAGCCCTGGCACAAATGTGAAAAAAACTGCAACTATACGAT ATGGCGATGGCGTCTACCAGCTGGTGACCAATCGGCGCGGTGGCCAGAACCTCATATACAATGGTCACATGTACTCAGTGGAGCGAAAGTACCATGCCAGCATCAATTGG AAGGACACGGACAGGTGCTGGCCGAGTATGTTCGGTCGAGGCGCGGCACCGGCCTGGTCTACTACGAGGGCAACACCTACACGCCCAACGAGAAGCTGCGCGAGGGCCAAAAGAGCCGTGATTGGAAATGCTCCATGTACCACAAGGCCAAGTGTCGGGCCCGTCTCGTCACGCGTCACACACGAATTGGAGATCTCATACACGTGACCAGCAGATTGCACACGCATCCCAGGATGTACGACCACCTGCACAAATCAGAAGACAAAGACTCACGCAATCTCTTCCCAAAGCTTAGTCCGCACAAGAAAGAGTCCAAGTAG
- the LOC108154481 gene encoding uncharacterized protein LOC108154481 isoform X2, which translates to MPRTPCRWRWRLPAGDQSARWPEPHIQWSHVLSGAKVPCQHQLEGHGQVLAEYVRSRRGTGLVYYEGNTYTPNEKLREGQKSRDWKCSMYHKAKCRARLVTRHTRIGDLIHVTSRLHTHPRMYDHLHKSEDKDSRNLFPKLSPHKKESK; encoded by the exons ATGCCTCGAACTCCTTGCAGATGGCGATGGCGTCTACCAGCTGGTGACCAATCGGCGCGGTGGCCAGAACCTCATATACAATGGTCACATGTACTCAGTGGAGCGAAAGTACCATGCCAGCATCAATTGG AAGGACACGGACAGGTGCTGGCCGAGTATGTTCGGTCGAGGCGCGGCACCGGCCTGGTCTACTACGAGGGCAACACCTACACGCCCAACGAGAAGCTGCGCGAGGGCCAAAAGAGCCGTGATTGGAAATGCTCCATGTACCACAAGGCCAAGTGTCGGGCCCGTCTCGTCACGCGTCACACACGAATTGGAGATCTCATACACGTGACCAGCAGATTGCACACGCATCCCAGGATGTACGACCACCTGCACAAATCAGAAGACAAAGACTCACGCAATCTCTTCCCAAAGCTTAGTCCGCACAAGAAAGAGTCCAAGTAG
- the LOC108154481 gene encoding uncharacterized protein LOC108154481 isoform X3, translating to MVLQPWHKCEKNCNYTIWRWRLPAGDQSARWPEPHIQWSHVLSGAKVPCQHQLEGHGQVLAEYVRSRRGTGLVYYEGNTYTPNEKLREGQKSRDWKCSMYHKAKCRARLVTRHTRIGDLIHVTSRLHTHPRIPHKKESK from the exons ATGGTTTTGCAGCCCTGGCACAAATGTGAAAAAAACTGCAACTATACGAT ATGGCGATGGCGTCTACCAGCTGGTGACCAATCGGCGCGGTGGCCAGAACCTCATATACAATGGTCACATGTACTCAGTGGAGCGAAAGTACCATGCCAGCATCAATTGG AAGGACACGGACAGGTGCTGGCCGAGTATGTTCGGTCGAGGCGCGGCACCGGCCTGGTCTACTACGAGGGCAACACCTACACGCCCAACGAGAAGCTGCGCGAGGGCCAAAAGAGCCGTGATTGGAAATGCTCCATGTACCACAAGGCCAAGTGTCGGGCCCGTCTCGTCACGCGTCACACACGAATTGGAGATCTCATACACGTGACCAGCAGATTGCACACGCATCCCAGGAT TCCGCACAAGAAAGAGTCCAAGTAG
- the LOC108154478 gene encoding modifier of mdg4-like isoform X15, with protein MADDEQFSLCWNNFNTNLSAGFHESLIRGDLVDVSLVAEGQIVKAHRLVLSVCSPLFRKMFTNMPLNTHAFVYLNNVSHSALKDLIQFMYCGEVNVKQDALPAFISTAESLQIKGLTDNDPAPPPPQEPSPPPAPAPAPIVQQQPPQPVPAQRVQRQQPRASARYKIETVDDGLGDDNKGTTQIVIQTSAPQAIVQQQAQQHIQTQQMQTGTTTTATLVSTNKRAAQRSVLTGVVKRSKATATTASANFIERLDSGAETATTSTAQLVPQQITVQTVSAAESKPHPQQLRQQAQQQQQQQQEEAEYIDLPMELPTKAEPEYSEDHGDAAGDGDATYVEDDTYGDLRYDDSYFTENEDTGPQATANTSGSSATATTSKAVVKTQTYSDSSFVDTSADPGNTEAQGVLQSLKALLEDKSSSASIQYTTTQRGRVMLVYEGYRYVVNRQSLKNVFWRCSRYVKHSCRATLVTSKVQDVTLRIAGSPHTHGPEVNSLDLAADLLDDFPELQ; from the exons ATGGCGGACGACGAGCAATTCAGTTTGTGTTGGAACAACTTCAACACGAATCTGTCTGCGGGGTTTCACGAGTCTCTAATCCGTGGCGATCTCGTGGACGTCTCATTGGTGGCCGAGGGGCAAATTGTTAAGGCCCACCGCCTGGTCTTGTCGGTGTGCTCGCCCCTGTTCCGCAAGATGTTCACTAATATGCCGCTAAACACCCATGCCTTCG TGTATTTGAACAACGTTAGCCATTCGGCTTTGAAGGACCTTATCCAGTTTATGTACTGCGGTGAGGTGAACGTGAAACAGGATGCCCTGCCAGCGTTCATTAGCACAGCAGAGTCGCTGCAAATCAAGGGGCTGACCGAT AATGATCCCGCTCCGCCACCACCGCAGGAGCCGAGCCccccaccagcaccagcaccagcacctaTTGTACAACAGCAACCGCCACAACCCGTACCGGCCCAGCGCGTTCAGCGCCAACAGCCGCGTGCCTCTGCCCGCTACAAGATCGAGACCGTCGATGACGGCCTGGGCGATGACAACAAGGGAACGACCCAAATTGTCATCCAAACATCCGCACCGCAAGCCATTGTACAACAACAAGCACAGCAGCATATCCAGACGCAGCAGATGCAGACCGGAACGACAACGACCGCGACGCTGGTGTCGACAAACAAGCGTGCTGCCCAGCGCAGTGTCCTGACTGGGGTCGTGAAGCGCTCCAAGGCGACAGCCACCACCGCCTCCGCCAACTTCATTGAACGCCTGGACTCTGGAGCAGAGACGGCGACCACGTCTACAGCGCAACTGGTGCCACAGCAAATCACCGTGCAGACCGTGTCCGCTGCCGAAAGCAAGCCCCACCCGCAGCAGCTCCGCCAGCaagcccaacaacaacaacagcagcagcaagaagAAGCTGAATACATTGATCTCCCAATGGAATTGCCCACAAAGGCTGAACCTGAATATTCCGAGGACCATGGCGATGCTGCAGGTGATGGCGATGCGACATATGTAGAGGACGACACATACGGTGACTTGCGCTACGATGACAGCTATTTTACGGAAAATGAAGATACCGGCCCGCAAGCAACAGCCAATACTAGCGGCAGCAGTGCTACGGCGACAACATCAAAGGCCGTGGTCAAGACGCAGACATACAGCGACTCATCGTTTGTCGACACCAGCGCGGATCCAGGCAACACTGAGGCTCAAG GTGTGCTGCAGTCCTTGAAGGCTCTTTTAGAGGACAAGAGCTCCAGCGCAAGCATCCAATATACGACCACGCAGCGCGGCCGAGTCATGCTGGTGTACGAGGGCTATAGATACGTGGTGAATCGACAGAGCTTGAAGAATGTCTTCTGGCGTTGCTCGCGATATGTGAAGCACAGCTGTCGCGCCACTTTGGTCACGTCCAAGGTGCAGGATGTTACCCTCCGCATAGCTGGATCGCCACACACTCATGGCCCGGAAGTGAATTCGCTGGACCTTGCGGCCGACTTGCTGGATGATTTTCCCGAGTTGCAGTAG
- the LOC108154481 gene encoding uncharacterized protein LOC108154481 isoform X4 — protein MVLQPWHKCEKNCNYTIWRWRLPAGDQSARWPEPHIQWSHVLSGAKVPCQHQLAAPRRRLPQYCSRWAAGRFTLIDGFRFVIGSQAQQRCYLKCSNFRSKCRARAILNKANGKVQLRHGAHNHTRGQQQQAMARRNSKD, from the exons ATGGTTTTGCAGCCCTGGCACAAATGTGAAAAAAACTGCAACTATACGAT ATGGCGATGGCGTCTACCAGCTGGTGACCAATCGGCGCGGTGGCCAGAACCTCATATACAATGGTCACATGTACTCAGTGGAGCGAAAGTACCATGCCAGCATCAATTGG CCGCTCCGCGCCGTCGCCTGCCGCAGTACTGCAGCCGCTGGGCCGCCGGCCGTTTTACACTCATCGATGGGTTCCGCTTTGTGATTGGCTCCCAGGCCCAGCAACGCTGCTATCTGAAGTGTTCAAACTTCCGCAGTAAGTGTCGAGCCCGGGCCATACTGAATAAGGCGAATGGAAAGGTTCAGCTTCGCCACGGAGCACACAATCACACAcggggccagcagcagcaggccatGGCGCGGCGTAATTCGAAGGATTGA
- the LOC108154478 gene encoding modifier of mdg4-like isoform X17, with translation MADDEQFSLCWNNFNTNLSAGFHESLIRGDLVDVSLVAEGQIVKAHRLVLSVCSPLFRKMFTNMPLNTHAFVYLNNVSHSALKDLIQFMYCGEVNVKQDALPAFISTAESLQIKGLTDNDPAPPPPQEPSPPPAPAPAPIVQQQPPQPVPAQRVQRQQPRASARYKIETVDDGLGDDNKGTTQIVIQTSAPQAIVQQQAQQHIQTQQMQTGTTTTATLVSTNKRAAQRSVLTGVVKRSKATATTASANFIERLDSGAETATTSTAQLVPQQITVQTVSAAESKPHPQQLRQQAQQQQQQQQEEAEYIDLPMELPTKAEPEYSEDHGDAAGDGDATYVEDDTYGDLRYDDSYFTENEDTGPQATANTSGSSATATTSKAVVKTQTYSDSSFVDTSADPGNTEAQVSTTRRYSRKPKDFDGSAEFTLSPSKRPKLIIANERFIIHRIRDVNNMIGSWRCRYHHKGCRARASTFMVGNEIKYRICCSSHNHKNVRIKHGNMGLKDI, from the exons ATGGCGGACGACGAGCAATTCAGTTTGTGTTGGAACAACTTCAACACGAATCTGTCTGCGGGGTTTCACGAGTCTCTAATCCGTGGCGATCTCGTGGACGTCTCATTGGTGGCCGAGGGGCAAATTGTTAAGGCCCACCGCCTGGTCTTGTCGGTGTGCTCGCCCCTGTTCCGCAAGATGTTCACTAATATGCCGCTAAACACCCATGCCTTCG TGTATTTGAACAACGTTAGCCATTCGGCTTTGAAGGACCTTATCCAGTTTATGTACTGCGGTGAGGTGAACGTGAAACAGGATGCCCTGCCAGCGTTCATTAGCACAGCAGAGTCGCTGCAAATCAAGGGGCTGACCGAT AATGATCCCGCTCCGCCACCACCGCAGGAGCCGAGCCccccaccagcaccagcaccagcacctaTTGTACAACAGCAACCGCCACAACCCGTACCGGCCCAGCGCGTTCAGCGCCAACAGCCGCGTGCCTCTGCCCGCTACAAGATCGAGACCGTCGATGACGGCCTGGGCGATGACAACAAGGGAACGACCCAAATTGTCATCCAAACATCCGCACCGCAAGCCATTGTACAACAACAAGCACAGCAGCATATCCAGACGCAGCAGATGCAGACCGGAACGACAACGACCGCGACGCTGGTGTCGACAAACAAGCGTGCTGCCCAGCGCAGTGTCCTGACTGGGGTCGTGAAGCGCTCCAAGGCGACAGCCACCACCGCCTCCGCCAACTTCATTGAACGCCTGGACTCTGGAGCAGAGACGGCGACCACGTCTACAGCGCAACTGGTGCCACAGCAAATCACCGTGCAGACCGTGTCCGCTGCCGAAAGCAAGCCCCACCCGCAGCAGCTCCGCCAGCaagcccaacaacaacaacagcagcagcaagaagAAGCTGAATACATTGATCTCCCAATGGAATTGCCCACAAAGGCTGAACCTGAATATTCCGAGGACCATGGCGATGCTGCAGGTGATGGCGATGCGACATATGTAGAGGACGACACATACGGTGACTTGCGCTACGATGACAGCTATTTTACGGAAAATGAAGATACCGGCCCGCAAGCAACAGCCAATACTAGCGGCAGCAGTGCTACGGCGACAACATCAAAGGCCGTGGTCAAGACGCAGACATACAGCGACTCATCGTTTGTCGACACCAGCGCGGATCCAGGCAACACTGAGGCTCAAG TTTCGACCACACGCCGGTACAGCAGGAAGCCCAAGGACTTCGATGGCTCCGCCGAATTCACATTATCTCCCAGTAAGCGGCCAAAGTTAATTATAGCCAACGAAAGGTTCATCATACACCGCATACGCGACGTTAACAATATGATCGGATCGTGGCGCTGCCGCTACCACCACAAGGGATGCCGGGCTCGAGCATCCACCTTTATGGTGGGAAACGAGATCAAATATCGTATCTGCTGTTCCTCGCATAACCACAAGAATGTCCGAATCAAACACGGCAATATGGGGCTTAAagatatttaa